The Flavobacteriaceae bacterium 3519-10 genome includes a window with the following:
- a CDS encoding alpha-glucosidase codes for MIRKRSFMKNIKISALFLLMGSFALNAQSLKSPDGKFEMVFQLKEGVPFYNLKYAGKTVVEDSRLGLKLLRDGDIQFASEIENKDQKGKNLDNGFTKTAEKFDTKKESWDPIMGEKKSYINHYNELAVTLNQDANDRHIIVKFRLFNEGLGFRYEFPEQKNLNYFIIKEEDSEIDLPTDMKAWWLAGDYDSQEYQTQTTNLSEIPARWPTSYDGNASQTLIKNGVQTPLMLKKEGKDQLYVNISEAAVINYPASNLELDAANFKFKTHLTPDAQGAKGYIQTPAVSPWRTIIVSPKAEEVLASKMIFNLNEPTQYKDTSYIKPTKYMGVWWEMIIGKSNWSYSTANNVHIGKTDFSKLTPNGKHAANNTKVKEYIDFASANGFDALLIEGWNTGWEDWFGHSKEFVFDFITPYPDFDIKMLNEYAHSKGMKLMMHHETSGSATNYERWADKAFQLMNKYDYPAVKTGYVGNIIPRGEHHYSQWTINHYLRIAEKANEYKIMVNSHESVRPTGLSRTYPNWIAAEAARGTEFEAFGGNNPDHQTILPFTRFMGGPMDYTPGIFQTKLDYYFPGDTRFVKTTLAKQLALYVVMYSPLQMAADLPENYARHMDAFQFIKDVALDWDDTVILSAEPGDYIHTARKTKGKDEWFVGGITDENSRNYTVDFSFLPKGKKYEATVYADGDNADYINNPQSYKIYKKTVTNKSKMPMKLVRSGGYAISVQPMK; via the coding sequence ATGATTAGAAAAAGATCTTTTATGAAAAATATTAAAATCTCCGCGCTTTTTCTCTTAATGGGAAGTTTTGCGTTGAATGCACAGTCTTTAAAATCGCCCGACGGGAAGTTCGAAATGGTATTTCAGCTTAAAGAAGGTGTACCATTCTATAACTTAAAATACGCCGGGAAAACCGTTGTAGAAGATTCCCGGTTAGGCCTGAAGCTGCTGCGTGACGGTGATATTCAGTTCGCTTCCGAAATAGAAAACAAAGACCAGAAAGGCAAGAATCTCGATAACGGTTTCACCAAAACTGCCGAAAAATTCGATACCAAAAAAGAATCGTGGGATCCGATTATGGGCGAGAAAAAATCGTACATTAATCATTATAACGAACTCGCTGTAACGTTAAATCAGGACGCAAACGATCGTCATATCATCGTTAAATTCAGGTTATTTAATGAGGGTCTTGGATTCAGATATGAGTTTCCTGAGCAGAAAAACCTGAATTATTTCATCATCAAAGAAGAAGATTCCGAAATCGATTTACCGACCGACATGAAAGCCTGGTGGCTCGCGGGAGATTACGATTCTCAGGAATACCAGACGCAAACCACCAACCTTTCTGAAATTCCGGCGCGCTGGCCGACTTCGTACGACGGAAATGCCTCGCAGACTCTCATTAAAAATGGCGTGCAGACCCCTTTGATGCTTAAAAAAGAAGGGAAAGATCAGCTTTACGTAAATATTTCTGAGGCAGCTGTGATCAATTATCCTGCCTCCAATTTAGAACTTGATGCTGCGAATTTTAAATTCAAAACACATTTAACACCGGATGCGCAGGGCGCGAAAGGATATATCCAGACTCCCGCTGTTTCGCCATGGAGAACCATTATTGTGTCGCCGAAAGCAGAAGAGGTTTTGGCTTCGAAAATGATCTTTAATCTTAATGAACCGACTCAGTACAAAGACACTTCTTACATTAAACCAACCAAATATATGGGTGTTTGGTGGGAAATGATCATCGGAAAATCGAACTGGTCGTATTCAACAGCCAATAATGTGCACATCGGAAAAACCGATTTTTCTAAACTTACGCCGAACGGAAAACACGCGGCTAACAACACAAAAGTTAAGGAATATATTGATTTCGCGTCTGCAAACGGTTTCGATGCGTTATTGATTGAAGGCTGGAATACAGGCTGGGAAGACTGGTTTGGCCACAGCAAAGAATTTGTTTTCGATTTCATCACGCCATATCCTGATTTCGATATCAAAATGCTGAACGAGTATGCGCATTCAAAAGGCATGAAGCTTATGATGCATCACGAAACTTCCGGGTCAGCCACCAACTACGAAAGATGGGCAGATAAAGCTTTTCAGCTGATGAACAAATACGATTATCCCGCGGTAAAAACCGGTTATGTGGGCAATATCATTCCGCGTGGCGAACACCATTATTCGCAGTGGACGATCAATCATTATTTACGGATTGCCGAAAAAGCAAACGAATATAAAATTATGGTCAACTCGCACGAATCTGTGCGCCCAACAGGTTTAAGCAGAACTTATCCGAACTGGATCGCTGCAGAAGCTGCCCGTGGAACTGAATTCGAAGCGTTTGGTGGCAACAATCCTGATCATCAGACCATTCTTCCGTTCACCAGATTTATGGGCGGACCTATGGATTACACACCAGGTATCTTCCAAACCAAACTCGATTATTATTTCCCTGGCGATACACGTTTTGTGAAAACTACGTTGGCTAAGCAGCTTGCGCTTTATGTGGTGATGTATTCGCCGCTGCAAATGGCTGCGGATTTGCCTGAAAATTACGCGAGACACATGGATGCCTTCCAATTTATCAAAGATGTGGCGCTGGATTGGGACGATACCGTAATACTTTCTGCGGAACCCGGCGATTACATCCATACCGCCAGAAAAACCAAAGGTAAAGATGAGTGGTTCGTTGGTGGAATTACGGACGAAAATTCAAGAAACTATACCGTGGATTTCTCATTCCTTCCGAAAGGCAAAAAGTACGAGGCGACAGTTTATGCTGATGGCGACAATGCCGATTATATCAACAATCCTCAATCGTACAAAATCTATAAGAAAACGGTTACAAACAAATCGAAAATGCCGATGAAACTGGTTAGAAGCGGTGGTTACGCGATTTCTGTGCAGCCTATGAAGTAG
- a CDS encoding Alpha-amylase (Neopullulanase) SusA, with product MALASLAPPKLTLSRFKTLTRFFLKIIIMKRLSLFFLFISVFGFAQIQKVEPAFWWKGMKNPELQILVYGKNISKYSVELSDNIQVKDLTKTENPNYVFITVNTDEISTSAFKINFKEKNRTRYSYTYELRNRKPGSAERNSFTSKDVMYLIMPDRFANGDPSNDSQPDLTDKLNRNAPNGRHGGDLRGIINNLDYLQNLGVTALWLTPANEDNEKQTSYHGYAQTDLYKIDGRYGTNEEYLELSRELQKRGMMLIQDYVTNHWGISHWLIQDLPTQDWIHQFPDGDGKYGFKRSNYRITSQFDKNAAKTDKDEALNGWFDTTMPDLNQQNPLVLKYLTQNAIWWIEYAELGGLRVDTYPYNDKEGMAKWAKAITNEYPKFNIVGEAWMSSPAQVSYWQKDSKIAEIDHYNSNLPSVMDFPLYTDLPSAFKEEESWDKGMIKLYNSFGNDFLYPDIDNILVFFENHDTERLNEMFNADPRYYKMAMTLISTVRGIPQIYYGSEIGMRGEKSKGDADIRRDFPGGWKGDAQNAFNPQTQTAEQKEFFDFTQKLLNWRKGKTVIHTGKTTHYMPKDGVYVYFRHNDNEKVMVVINKNEKDQSFDLKRFAQSLNGVTAGTDIISGKQFQVSTENKLTVSAKSSLILELK from the coding sequence TTGGCGCTCGCTTCGCTCGCGCCCCCTAAATTAACCTTGTCAAGGTTTAAAACCTTGACAAGGTTCTTTCTAAAAATAATTATTATGAAAAGACTGTCCTTATTTTTTCTGTTCATTTCCGTCTTTGGTTTTGCACAGATCCAGAAAGTTGAACCCGCCTTTTGGTGGAAAGGAATGAAAAATCCTGAACTGCAGATTTTAGTCTACGGCAAAAACATCTCAAAATATTCAGTAGAATTATCCGATAATATTCAGGTAAAAGACCTCACAAAAACCGAAAACCCGAATTACGTCTTTATCACCGTAAATACCGATGAAATCAGCACTTCTGCATTTAAAATTAACTTTAAGGAAAAGAACAGAACACGCTATTCCTACACTTACGAACTCAGAAATAGAAAACCGGGTTCAGCCGAAAGAAATTCATTCACTTCAAAAGATGTGATGTATCTCATCATGCCGGACCGCTTTGCGAACGGCGATCCATCCAACGATTCCCAACCCGATCTCACCGATAAACTCAACCGTAACGCACCAAACGGCAGGCATGGCGGCGATCTTCGCGGAATAATCAACAATCTGGACTATCTTCAGAATCTGGGCGTTACCGCACTTTGGCTCACGCCCGCTAACGAAGACAACGAGAAACAAACCTCTTACCACGGTTACGCGCAGACCGATTTGTACAAAATCGACGGCCGTTACGGCACCAATGAAGAATATCTGGAGCTGTCGCGCGAACTGCAGAAGCGCGGTATGATGCTTATTCAGGATTATGTGACGAATCATTGGGGAATTTCGCATTGGCTGATTCAGGATTTACCAACTCAGGATTGGATTCATCAGTTCCCGGACGGTGACGGAAAATATGGTTTCAAACGTTCAAATTACCGCATCACATCGCAGTTCGATAAAAATGCAGCCAAAACCGATAAAGATGAGGCACTGAACGGCTGGTTTGATACCACGATGCCGGATCTGAATCAGCAGAATCCGCTGGTTTTAAAATATTTAACGCAAAACGCAATCTGGTGGATTGAGTATGCCGAATTAGGCGGCTTGCGCGTAGACACTTATCCGTATAATGACAAAGAAGGTATGGCAAAATGGGCAAAAGCCATCACCAACGAATATCCCAAATTTAATATTGTCGGCGAGGCGTGGATGAGTTCTCCGGCGCAGGTTTCTTACTGGCAGAAAGATTCAAAAATAGCTGAAATTGATCATTATAATTCCAATTTACCGTCGGTAATGGATTTTCCGCTGTATACCGATTTACCGTCCGCATTTAAAGAAGAAGAATCGTGGGACAAAGGGATGATTAAGCTCTACAACAGCTTTGGCAACGATTTTCTGTATCCGGACATCGACAATATTCTGGTGTTTTTCGAAAATCATGATACCGAAAGGCTGAACGAAATGTTTAACGCCGATCCACGCTACTACAAAATGGCGATGACTTTAATCTCAACCGTTCGCGGGATTCCGCAGATCTATTACGGCTCTGAAATCGGGATGCGCGGCGAAAAATCGAAAGGTGATGCTGATATCCGGAGAGATTTTCCGGGCGGCTGGAAAGGCGATGCGCAGAACGCTTTCAATCCGCAAACACAAACCGCGGAACAGAAAGAATTTTTTGATTTTACACAGAAACTGCTGAACTGGCGTAAAGGCAAAACCGTAATCCACACCGGAAAAACAACGCATTATATGCCGAAAGATGGCGTTTACGTATATTTCAGGCATAACGACAATGAGAAGGTGATGGTGGTGATTAACAAGAACGAAAAAGATCAGTCTTTTGATCTGAAGCGTTTCGCACAATCACTTAATGGGGTTACAGCAGGCACAGACATTATTTCTGGCAAACAATTTCAGGTAAGCACTGAAAATAAATTGACGGTTTCGGCAAAATCTTCGTTAATTTTAGAGTTGAAATAA